Within Wyeomyia smithii strain HCP4-BCI-WySm-NY-G18 chromosome 2, ASM2978416v1, whole genome shotgun sequence, the genomic segment GTACGAAATGTTCGGTTTGTTTACAGCAACTGTTCAACGAGCAGTCGAACCGTTGTGATAAGTTCATtaatgaaaaatgttatttttttctttccgtACACATAGGCACGTGGGTTGCGTGAGGTGTTGAAATTTCTGGTAGATCAGGGCTGCTCCGTAGATAGGTCAAATTGTAACAATTATCCTTATCTGGACAGTCGTCACAGTACGGTGCTGCCACTGAAGCACGAACCGTTCAACATGGTCTATAAAAACAGTTCGCGTTCCCGGTAGCCTTCTAGTTATTGAACGGGATTATGTCCAAGATAAACGAATAGAGCGCGATCATGTTGTCGAGTAGCGTACTTTCGGTGCTATTATTGCTGGGGGTAGTGGATTTATGTGTCGGCATCCGGCCTGGTATTGTGTGTAGAATTAAGGATCCGTCGATAGTGCAGAAGAATTCCAATGTACTGCTGAATTGTCTGTATGAAGTGTACCCAGTGGAGTTGACACAGGATTTTGTTAGCAGCGTGGATAGACTAGGCCCTCAAAATAAGCTGTTTGCGTTATATGGTGGTGCCAGTTCGTGTAGTTATTTTGGAAATCTGATCAAAACTCAAAACGGTAAACAGACCCTTGTGGATACGATTAAGACCCAGCTGCAGAAAAGTGGCTTCCGGGGATTAGATTTACAATGTGACCCAGGGCATCCACAAGTTTCGCAGGTAATTGTTAGGGAAAAATAGTGCTAGTGAATTGTGACACAGATCAATAAACAGTCGTTTGCAATTTCAGAAAGATTACGCTAATTTTATTCAACTGCTGCGTGATCAAATCGGTGGAGGATACGTGATATCGGTGACTGTACGGACCACCACCATAGAACAATGTCTGGTGACCGCGCTAAACACGGCTGCTGATCTGATTAATGTCCTACTAGATGGTTCCTCCGTCCAAGCTCTGGTCGCGCTAGGAGTGAGCAGCCAGAAAATTGTTTTGGAAGTGTCGCTGCCTCTTGTGCTGGTAAATTGTGTTAAGTCCGTCTGTTCAATTCTTCTTATAGTTAAAGCTTAATTCTAACTCCAGAGTTGCCCACTTGATACTGGTGTAAACAACCTATTTTCGGTGATTGATACCGCCGTTACTGTGATCGACGGCCAGGGTCTGCTAGGTGCTACAATCCAGCTTGATCGAGATGATGTGGCTGGAGTCTGCGGCATGGGATGTTTCCCGTTGCTCAACAAACTGGCTTCCAGATTGGAAGCGTGCACAATTCGACCTGTGTCGCCGTGTGTCAAAAATGGTCGCTGCAGTTTCAGCGGATATGCTCGCGACACTCGGGACTGTTCCCGTTTTTGTTCCTGCAACAACGGAATGTAAGTTGGTGAACAATCTGAGCGAGACTACAACCATTAAAAATAACTTCATTTACAGGCAAAACCAATTCCAGTGCCCCAAAGGAATGTcgttcgatttgtgcagcagcAGTTGTCAACCCGTTGTCCAGGTAAACTGCAATCAAACCGCATGTACTCTGGTGGGTGCAGTAAATGTTGGAAAAAACATTCCTATTCCGATCCCTTATCCGTTTCCCTTTCCCGGAAACTGTGGCGGAAATAACGGGAACAACAATGGAAACAACGGTAACAATGGAAACAACAACGGTAATAATGGCAATAATGGTAATAATGGTACTAACGGTTCCAATGGAAACGGGAATGTCAATACGACAACCATTATTATGGTCAACAATCAAACCTCCGAGCTGTTGAAACTTCTGAATGACACCGATCTGGAGAAAACGATAGGTGTTGTGAATGATGCGCTTAAGAACGTCTATCCACCATTGAAGAATGTCGTTGATTCGGTAAACCAGTTGCTGTCCGGTCTTCTGCTGGGTAACCAAGCTATGAACGACACCATGGGCAAGATGGACGAAATGCAGAAAAAGATGGGTCTTCTGGAAAGTCTCCTCGATGTTGTGATAACATTACTGAAGAATCTGCTAGGGCTGGATCTCAGTGGTTTGCTTGGTGGCCTGGGCGGTGGTGGTGGTAGCAGTCTACCCGGGGTAGGAGGTGGAGATGTACCTGGGGTGGGTGGTTTGCTTGGCGGTTTAGGATAAGAAAGAATCATAGTTTGTAGGTTATTCAACTAACACGATTTGTTagtacaatacaatacaataagtACAATAAGTACAGTACAATACAATAAAAATGTTTACATTTCACTCGGTGTGCCGCGGTTATCTCTTGTGGTGGTTTGTGCCCAAAAAACTGCAACACGCGTGCTTTATCGAATGTTCACCGTTAAATTGAGGCTATAAAAAGTTTTAACCTGCAGGTGGCTTAGGACATTACCTGATTGCTTTCACTTGCTGAAAGTATTGTCCAAGTAGGCGTCCGAGAAAATGGTCGCTTTCGGTTGGCGTGTGTCGTTCTTTTTTGCGTGGGTTGCTTGGATGCAATCGACGGGGGTCGTTGCGCAATATAAACCTTTAATTTGTCGAATTGATGATCCGTCGAAAGTTCGAGATTGTAGTGTGCTGAAGGAGTGTGTGTATCGCGTCTACCCGGTGGAAGCATTGAAAGATGTGGGAGCTCAAGGCTGGATCAGCAACTGCGACGGTTTAAACAATTTGCTTTCCGTCTATGGTGGTGAGACTGGTTGTAAGTATTTTGGAAAATTAATCGGCACCGGTGAAGGTCGGACCGCATTTGTCTCTATTATTCAGCAGCAGTTGAAGAAGAGCACATTCCGCGGAGTGGATCTGCGGTGTGATCCAATAAAGCACGGCTATGATCAGGtatgtttatttatttctaaCTTATTTTGTTCTACTGATGGTAACATTGCAGGTTGCTTATAATGGAGTTTTGCGATTGCTTCGAAAGGAAATAGGTTATGGCTATTTGGTGATTGTTAAAATTGATAACACCGCTCTTGATCCGGTGATTATTGATACTCTTAACACTGAGGTCGATCTTATCAGTATATCTCCACAAACGAACCATCTCGTGCCAGATTCTTTTGTGAAATATTTGATTGCGAAAGGATGTAATCCTAAGAAAATAATTCTTGAAGTTCCTCTTGCTCCAGTGGTGGTAGGT encodes:
- the LOC129723782 gene encoding uncharacterized protein LOC129723782 — protein: MLSSSVLSVLLLLGVVDLCVGIRPGIVCRIKDPSIVQKNSNVLLNCLYEVYPVELTQDFVSSVDRLGPQNKLFALYGGASSCSYFGNLIKTQNGKQTLVDTIKTQLQKSGFRGLDLQCDPGHPQVSQKDYANFIQLLRDQIGGGYVISVTVRTTTIEQCLVTALNTAADLINVLLDGSSVQALVALGVSSQKIVLEVSLPLVLSCPLDTGVNNLFSVIDTAVTVIDGQGLLGATIQLDRDDVAGVCGMGCFPLLNKLASRLEACTIRPVSPCVKNGRCSFSGYARDTRDCSRFCSCNNGMQNQFQCPKGMSFDLCSSSCQPVVQVNCNQTACTLVGAVNVGKNIPIPIPYPFPFPGNCGGNNGNNNGNNGNNGNNNGNNGNNGNNGTNGSNGNGNVNTTTIIMVNNQTSELLKLLNDTDLEKTIGVVNDALKNVYPPLKNVVDSVNQLLSGLLLGNQAMNDTMGKMDEMQKKMGLLESLLDVVITLLKNLLGLDLSGLLGGLGGGGGSSLPGVGGGDVPGVGGLLGGLG